The genomic interval CTCACGTGTGAATTTGTGTATGTTGTGTATGCTATCCTTACAcccagtgctgttgaattctgggttctgattggtcagaaggtgttgattagtttagattctgtaacagcagctctgacagtagtgcagctgcaaatcacaggtttatattaatgcagtcGTTCTAATAtgatatagtttctatagtaacaacttacacagtagcgtatataaatatactatggcattgttcctatagtaacagctcattttcagggacttgtatggcagacacttggcacaaacagatgtttaaaaaagGGCATGTTATCGATGATATGGTGAATTTTTCCttgtagatgtttatttaacatttatggaaggagtttgagattcagtgctttgtaacagtccagaggtaaaactgtaacgTGAGCACTAACGCGTATTAAACTGTAATATAGCAGCAGAAACTCCAGCAGTGTAGAGAATGAAAAAGGTCATTAATGTGGAGCTCAGTTCTCCCTCACaccatctctttctttttagCTGATCAGATGATCCTGACTGTGTTCATGGTTATAGGCagataatcacacacacacacacacacacacacacacacacacacacagagtcttcTTGTTTGTTTGAACAAATCCATGCCccccatgacacacacacacacacacacactctgaatgaGTCTGAATTAGATCTGAATGAGTTCCTTGTTATTACAGGTTCAATATGTAACTGTATTTTTATACTATTTAAacagaatggtgtgtgtgtgtgtgtctgtttggctgtgtgtggctgtgtgtgtgtgtgtgtgtgtgtgtgtgtgtgtgtctttttggctgtgtgtgtgtgtttgtatgtttggctgtgtgtctgtttggctgtgtgtgtgtgtctgtttggctgtgtgtgtgtgtctgtgtgtgtgtctgtgtgtgtgtctgtgtgtgtgtctgtgtgtgtgtctgtgtgtgtgtctgtgtgtctgtgtgtgtgtctgtttgtctgtgtgtgtgtctgtttggctgtgtgtgtgtctgtttggctgtttgtctgtgtgtgtgtctgtttggctgtttgtctgtgtgtgtgtctgtttggctgtgtctgtgtgtgtgtctgtttggctgtgtctgtgtgtgtgtgtgtgtgtctgttttgctgtatgtgagtgtgtgtgtgtgtctgtctgtttggctgtgtgtctgtgtttggctgtgtgtgtgtgtgtctgtgtttggctgtaggtgtgtgtttgtgtttggctgtgtgtgtgtgtgtgtctgtgtttggctgtaggtgtgtgtttgtgtttggctgtgtgtgtgtgtctgtgtttggctgtgtgtgtgtgtgtctgtgtttggctgtgtgtgtgtgtctgtgtttggctgtgtgtgtgtgtctgtgtttggctgtgtgtgtgtgtctgtgtttggctgtgtgtgtgtgtgtctgtgtttggctgtgtgtgtgtgtgtgtgtgtgtgtctgtgtttggctgtgtgtgtgtgtctgtgtttggctgtgtgtgtgtgtctgtgtttggctgtgtgtgtgtgtctgtgtttggctgtgtgtgtgtctgtgtttggctctgtacgtgcgtgtgtgtctgtgtttggctgtgtgtctctgtgtttggctgtgtgtgtgtgtgtctgtctgtttggctctgtgtgtgtgtgtgtgtctgtctgtttggctgtgtgtgtgtgtctgtctgactgtgtgtgtgtgtgtgtgtgtctgtttggctgtgtgtgtgtctgtgtgtgtgtgtgtgtctgtctgtttggctctgtgtgtgtgtgtctgtctgtttggctctgtgtgtgtctgtttggctctgtgtgtgtctgtgtgtgtgtgtgtctgtctgtttggctctgtgtgtgtgtgtctgtctgtttggctctgtgtgtgtctgtttggctctgtgtgtgtgtctgtttggctctgtgtgtgtgtctgtttggctctgtgtgtgtgtctgtttggctctgtgtgtgtgtgtctgtttgtttgtgtttgtgtgtgtgtgtgtgtgtgtgtctgtttggctgtgtgtgtgcgcacatgtcTGTGTGCttaagtctgtctgtctgcttaagtctgtctgtatgtgtgtgtgtgtgttttgcagcaATACAGtgaccccacccccccacacacacacacacacaaacatgttttatatgtgtgcacgtgtgtctgtgtgtgtgtgtgtgtgtgtgtgtgtgtgtgtgtgtgtgtgtgtgtgtgtgtgttttgcagcaACACAGTGactcccacccacacacacacacgctgtatatatgtgtatgtgctcgtgtgtgtgtgtgtgtgttttctgcagCACACGCAGTGACACGCTTCACTACACACCTGGCTGCTTTCTCTGTTTTGTGTTCATCATTTGTCTGACAGTTAAAACTCCTTGTGTTTTCACAACAAACAGCAGATGATGATGAGACTGAGTTGGTGGTGTCCTCTTACCACCAATCATTCATCCTCTCACACTGCCTTAACACCTGCTAGTGTTCCTGACTCAGATTTATTCTGTGAGCActacagtgtgttctgattggctgtgagCTGTACAAcgttttctgattggctgtgagCTCTACAGCATGTTCAGACTAGCCCTTTAAACCCTCCTTCTGCGTTAAAGAAATGGGACgagatttttttggggggggggggggggaggtgtAAGTGTTCTTGTTACCCCGCTCATCCAAATCTCAAGACAGTATCTAATTGCCCTAGCTTTGTGACAGTACTGTAGGGCTGCGACtcacgattattttcataattgattacttcagagattatttttttcgattaatcggattggggcaatatttttaatttaggactgtagtttaattctgtgctttttgtgcatccataagagaataatgcataagtacttagaaaataatgcataataatgcacaacaactaatcgatgaaatcgataataatcgattgtgaaaatcgttgtcaacgaatctcattatggattagttggtctgcgcgcagcACGGGGTGCATTTagtcactacgttacttctgttctgaaaacactcttcggagagtaaatacttaagttgtgtcccaaatgacgtattatacacttacactatgcactgtgtactctaccgtctagtgtatacattttagaaaggtaataacATCTCAAAAGGAAcacaagcaatttttttttttttactagccgGAAGTATAaaccgcttcctagtcgacggcgcatgacgtcatacgcacgtaatgtgacacagctagctttagcctaatacccagagtcaccgaaaatgactttcttcagcttactgtttgtcaacgttaccttttataaaaagtaatgcataaatactatcatataatataaacttatataaaatataaacttatatatatatataaaagtatttatgcattattttttatggatgcacaaaaagcactgaattaatctacggtcctaaatgaataatatatattctggtgtgcgtctgtgtgtattgggttcttttcagtcttatatacttggacaaacagttgtgtaaagttttagtctgaagtttatatttgtaacactcagtttgtggattttattttaaataaacgagtttgcctgcccccccccccccccatccgattacgaaaataattgttagttatgtggagagagagggacagaaagagagaaagacctACAAAGACGGGGGGGGGAGACAAAGACtgagaaaggagagaaagacaaaagagAGACCTCTTATTATGTTTCAAGTAAGTGTTAtagactgttgtttttttttttatctagctTAACGTCAtttcattctaaaaaaaaaaaaatcaagtaatAAGTGTTTAAAAGCTTACAGTTTGTTTTTGATGGTGTTTGGCATCAGTGAATCATCATGttccaccaaacaccaacacacagcaGTACTGTGAGGACGAGGTTAAAACGGAACATTAAAAAGGCAGTGAATTGTTCTTGTAATGAAACgatatatttcaaaatatatttaaaatatacatattagcCACGCTCATGTCCGCATGTGTGTAGTGCTTAGTCATTTTTCAtaagttctgtgtgtgttaatgtggtaAGCTGTGtatttaacgtgtgtgtgtgtgtgtgtgtatgtatacagcTCCTGTGTTAAGCTCAGTGTGAGCAGTATGGAATTGGATCAGCGAGGATCAGTGGagtcactccctcactcattgAAGGAAATGAACACAGCTTCTTCAGATAGCCTGCCGGCTCTGTCTGATTCTGGTGAGTGCACTGCATCTTCACAACCGAGTGCCCTGGGTCGACTAGTGGACTAGCTCTCTAACACTCTGGCAGACTAGAGAGGGGTGGTGAAAGGGGAGAGATAATGAGAGTATAATAAGAGGAAATAACGGTTTCTGTCATTTACCACAGGCATTTATCCCCACGAAACtactcattacacacacacacacacacacacacacatatatactctgtcctctgtctctttcactcaaacttttttctatttctctgtAATTCTCATTCCCTGTCCTTGTCTCATTCCCTATTTGTTTTTCCTTCcagttattgtgtgtgtgtgtgtgtgtgtgtgtgtgtgtgtgtgtgtgtgtgtgtgtgcatgtgtgtgtgtctctctctctctctctctctctctctctctctctctctctctctctttctttctctctccttctctctcaggtgtgtgtaattCTGTCTCTGGTAATCATCAGTGCTGTCTCACTATGTGTacacagaccacacacacatacacacacacacacacacacacacacacacacacacacaccctgataaGATCTCTTGCTGTGTTAAAGGCGTTACCTTGTTAAACAGTAACACAGGAggcagtctgtctgtctctccagtTCTCATATAATGTAGCCAtcatgtctctgtttttggcatgacagacagactgaaaaATTTTCAGTCCGGAAGTCACATGACCAGTATAATAAACAGCTGACCTTTTAACATTCTGAACTAGGTGTAAACTTTTATCATTAAAATCAATaaagatttctctctctctctctctctctcgtgctctctctcactctcgctctctctctctctgcagctgtTCAGGAGTCGACTCAGCGCTCCTGTCCCTCCCTGTTCCCGAGTCCGAGTCTTTGTCCCCCGCCATTACCGGAGAAAAAGCTCCTGAGCCGCACCACCTCCTCTGACACCGAGACGAAGGTCAAAGGACACGCTGTCACTTCCTGTTCGTCTCCTCAGCTCTCATATTCATCCTCGACGTCTCTGCAGACACTCCTGAGCAGCGGGGCAAGTCGGGAGTGTGTGTACGCACGGTTGGGTGGACTGTACGGCGAATGTGTGCGCCGTTTGTCGCTGAAGTGTGAGGAgcgtttcacacacactcagaaacacacacaccgcttcTTCAACGAGCACGAGTGGAGTCTGTTCAAACTGAGCTGCAGCCGCGCCGTGTGTGTGACCAGGGACGCCGCATACTACCCCGCCTCCTGCTCCtctgacacacatacaccctaCGCTGTCAAGGTCAGATAGTGTGTTCCGAGACATTTCTATTAGGGGTGTGACGATGATTCATGACACGACGCATTGTGATGCAAAAAATATGATGATCTAAAAATATCATCATAAAAATGATGTGCATTCTATTAATTATGCAACCAATGTAATTGCACGGTTTGAACACCAGAAGTCCCAAACTACGCAACCCATGGAGTTAAAATGATAGCTCTGGCTTGTAACAACCAACGCACACATTATAGGTTATAATGTTATACCACCATGGTCTATGTTATAAAAGAGCacttcagtagctttcaaacgACACCAGCCCTGCGCCCCTACAATCTACACTGCCCAAGAAAGAGGCCTCGGAAGCTAATTTGGagctctgtttttttattatttgttaaaatgACACTTCAAACGCTGTTAAAGAGCTCGTTATGTTTCAGTCGATCATTTTCCAAAAGTCAGAGAGAGATTTTGTAGAAATTTTGTCAGAAttgaaaattttatatatatatatatatatatatatatatatatatataaaaagttatggtgaacctgtagtacattttgtttacaatattaaacatctgtttgatttatttacttttatagagacaaaaatacacattctgaaatttaaaaaaaaaaggagtcttTTCGGTCATAATTTTTCATTcataattttgttcaaaatattctgaaaattGAACCAAATTATGACAGGAGTGTATCATTACACCCCAAGTTTCTGTGTAATGTGTATGAGCTACAGTGTTGAGAAAAATGTGTTGAAAATAGTAATAGGCAGTGAAGGTGagaaagatggagggatggatggagggatggatggatggatggatgggaggaGCAGAGAGGAAAAGTGGGCTGACAaaaagacagaatgagacagTAGCAATGATAAAGGGAAGAATTAAAGAAGAAATGACTTCTGATCTTCTGTTGAGTCTTTGATGTCTGTAatcatttgtctgtctgtctcctgtcTTGTATGCAGATCTGTAAAGGCCATACCCAGGAAGTGAGGCGGTCTCACCTGTTTGGTCTGTCTGTGCAGCAGTCGATCCCACCCCACTTTAACCTGCAGCAGGACTGTGGTCACTTCATCGCGTGCGTCCCTCTGAGCATGCTCCCTGGCCAGGAAGAGACTCTAGTCCCACCTTCTTCCCCACCAGGCCCCACCCCTTCGGATCAACAGGAGCGTGTGGTGGTGATCACACGTGACGTGCCGAGTCAGAGTGTTGCAGACTTTGTGAGCGAGTATCAGTCGTTCCATCGTTCTCATCCCGAGGTGTATGAGCGGCGCGTGTGTTTCCTTCTGTTGCAGCTCTGTAATGCTCTCGAGCACCTTAAATCTCATGGCGTCACTCACCGTGACCTCTGCCTCGAAAACATGCTCCTTGTGCCCCAGAGACGACCTCCGAACTCTGACCCCACCCCTCACGAGCCTTTACCTCGACTCCTAATTAGCAACTTCTCCAAAGCGAAGCGGCGCTGTGAGACGGACGAGAAGCAGCGGTCTGAGCTGACCCGCATGGCGCCCGAGATCGTCTCTGCCTCTCAGTACCGCAAGGTCGACGAGTTCCAGACGGGTATACTGATCTACGAGATGCTGCACCTGCCCAACCCTTTCGAATCCGTCCCATCACTCCGAAACCGTCATTACCGCATCGAGGAGCTCCCCTCCATCCCATCCATTTCCATCTACTCATCCGGACTGGAGCGCCTCGCCCGTCTCCTGTTGCGTCCCGACCCGGACGAGAGGATCCATATTGTAGAGGCTAAGCGTGGCCTGCAGAGCCTGCTGTGGGGGCCGCGCCGGGAGCTCCTCGACCGCGTCTCTACTGACAACAGGAAGGACAAGGACCACGACACGCTGTTGAACTGGCTGGATGTGAAGCGTGCACTGCTCATGATGAAGTTTGCCGAGCGCTCGCTGGAACCCGAGAAGAGCACGGAGCTTGAGGACTGGCTCTGCTGTCAGTATttctccagcacacacacaccgtccctGTTGCACACTGCCCAGATGATGCACATCATCAAACCCtcacagtgagtgagtgcgcGAGTGAGTGCGCGAGTGAGTGCGCGAGTGAGTGCGCGAGTGAGTGCGCGAGTGAGTGCGCGAGTGAGTGCGCGAGTGAGTGCTACATTCAAGTATTGTCTGCATCCCTTTCTCCATTCCTGCTGTTTTTAAACAGGTCTTATAGTCTTGACATACACGTGTCTGCTTTGAGCACATTTATTCGTGATGGTGCACTTTGTTTCATAGGTTTCAGCACTCCTGCTGGGTTTTAAACACATCTTAAAATCGTTCTCACTGCCACAGAGAGACCGCTGTCCtcctgagcgtgtgtgtgattttccACATGCGCTCGGTCAACAGAAATGCCTCAGTAAAGACAGAGAGGGACTTACAGCTGTGTGCTGATATTAAGTCTCTGTATTACTGTTGTGCTGAGACATTTCATGTGCATTTCTATACATTTCAGCACTGACATTACCCTATATTGTCTAGTGTTACTGTAAGAATCATTATTTAGTTGCCAAGTTAAGCCTCTGCTGTTGGATACAGTAGTGCACACTCCTTCACCTGCCTATGGCTGTAATATAGACATACCATGCAGttacaccattttttttgttattaacatttaacactGAGATCCTGAACTCTATTTGCTGATGACCCTTAAAAATGCATATATTAATAGACAAAGTGCACTGATTGGTTGCTAGAAAACACTGAGCACCAATCAGAGTTGAGATTTGCTGTACCGAGTCACACAGTGAAACACTTTGATTCCTCGAACATGATGTTCATGCCATATCTGAtcatatttaaataacattgcagggtttacaacaacaataataatagatgTCTGTAGTCTAAAGGCAGTCTTTATACACTGTGTTATGGTGTGTTcagactgttaaaaaaaataataaataaaaaaagaattaaaaatgtatcaaaCTTGATTATCTCCAGAAAGAGTGAAACTGaaattttactcatttatacaTGTGTATGGAAACTGTGTGAAGCAGGTTTTAATGAGGATTAGTCTGATCTCTGAAAtgcctgtttgtttgtctatGATTAGCCAGCGTGtatggtgtttgtttgttttttttttacagctgataTTCGATGCGAAAATCACTGTAGTGATGCTGTGAGTTGAAAACGACGCTCTGAATATTATTGCCTGTAATTAACCTGCTGGAAATTCAtcaataaactgtaaatatcTTTTCAGAACTCTGGATTcttttatattacatttcatatttCACAGTACACTTTTAGTGTGTTTCAGTCTCCggtaatgtttatatttacagatacaGTTTATCGAGAGCAACCTCCAAAacctgcaaacagctgaaagatgCGAAGTTCTTGGAAATGAAAACTGCATAGTTAACTCTAACGAGAGACATTCAGGACCAAATTCCATGGTGTGTTTATCCTGTACGTCTCAATGCGCAAATGTGTTTGCTTACAGTATATAGTACTTTTATTTTGAGCTTCATCCTTGGAGTATACAAGAGCTAGGCTACATTTAGGGTCATTGAGAACTGGGATTAGAGGAAGATTTTAGAGCTGcactataataattattattattttatatagtgcctttctcAATTGATACACTCTAGCAAATGACATAAAatctacattttgtagtaattttcacaatttaaattaacaaaaagatCACcttggaaaaagtaagtacacccctacatttatcacaccttcaaatccataaaataagaatcaggtgttcaagattgggagccagtgattagaacctgcttagggagtgcaggtggaatctgtgttatttatacccctctcatatctagtgtctggtgttccctttgttattgaggtgtgtggtatcatcatgccaagatctaaagagttctgtaaggccttcagaaaaaagattgtggatgcctatgagtctggcaaaaGATTTAAATAGATCTCCAAATTACCTCACATCAgtgcatcattccactgtaaggaaaataatctacaagtgaagatgatttcaaacgactgccaatttgttcaGGACTGGCCgtctcagcaaattcagcccaagatcagacgtctgatgcaaaaagaagtctttaagaaccccaaaatgtcattaaaggatctgctagtaagtcgtgcaactgttggtgtcaaagtgcgtgcttctacaatcagaaagagatcaCACACATTTGGCTCACTTTAAGTGaataagtttttgtttttttgttgtttttttaaatgcagcttgCCATGTCACAGAGAaacaaagcgtaaactcctctgtcctgtagACTTTCTTATGTCAgggttacagctttacctctgactgttacaaagcactgacactgaagactccttccataaatgtgcaAGAAATGTCTCCATGCAGAAAACTTCACATCGactattatacactttttttcataaataacatgttttttcaTTAGTTTTGTTATTAGCCTTGGATTATGTACTGCGTTTGCCATACACGCCCCTGTGtaggttgttactatagaaactatatcaTATTAGAACGactgcattgatataaacctgtgatttgcagctggcactactgtcagagctcctgttatagaaaattaatcaacaccttctgaccaatcagaattcagcagtgctgtagtgtaagtgactattaaatatttatttctatatacagATCAGACTCCTTTGAGAGGCTGGCAGTTTATTTAGGTGTCACTGACATCTGCTGACCATTTTACAGTAgggtttttggtttttgttttttttttactttacagctCTTCCAGAAGGGGGCGCATATAAGCATTGCCACGTGACTGCGGTGGACTTGTGTGGAGGCTGATGGGAAATTGCGGATGCAGGTGGCACTGCGTTCACAAGCAGGTTGTGGTATTTGTGCATGACCAAAGCTCTTAATTTTAAAATGAGAATAATGTGTATGTTTGTTCAAAAAGTTCACCAGACTTTAACATACCCATGACTGAATCAGTAATTAGTGTGATTAATAACAGGAATAAAGGGAACAGTCAAACATCTAACTAAGGTTATTGTGGtttgtaacatttttaatgtgttattaTCTAAGCTGATTATGATTGTGAGTCAGtgtaacatatttatatttgcttcaaaatataaataaaaaatcaatagaacccctcatagaatttgtaatggttttaatagttataaaGGGAATTGTGTTGGTTATAATGGAAAccgtaatggtccctgtgggtctctactggtaatttgttgctttctattggtggtgttatatctagtggataccaaGGACCTATAAtggtaatggttagctgatggtttgtaatggcatttgtagtgtaaaccattagaatttctgtcatgttttctattgtttgttttgttgtttaccgaggttaaat from Ictalurus furcatus strain D&B chromosome 18, Billie_1.0, whole genome shotgun sequence carries:
- the LOC128622469 gene encoding inactive tyrosine-protein kinase PRAG1 gives rise to the protein MSACSEFAEHVWKPGSCKNCFHPRSAHANAKGRKSLCGDQEEDEGTSVSPYIKPTIAVKPTMMNLDTTEMAAEFTMNAQQAHKSPTGLKNILDLSSHYIDSNGCSKALKDVVQQNGISTKLDYSSRTPVSPKAPPTTGCVFIVQEECRNPIGLKENLSPQLAKTPKCTYITSCDSLLHNHKQEVQVKTNTATGSINGTVNGASTEILSVFSSPAATPESLNNASLSDLFSHCSSTDSLTGLATIQSEPVYAESSKRKCRPRRNAEVITEVNDDGEGQRATITVMAAHTEKNNCTFYLSSPDSAVSTQWLRFSPRTPDDPSSPVFNWPSSPVVMGTTPVSTGLSKQTKASPPIPPKRSSRSPKLGTSSLSPLPELNFHVTPPLKLSQGDAHSSCPVLSSLWSSEPRAEEEKREEEEEEEENKTEREWKDKCDSTPGTDERNNSPSENEGEMKSDSSSSEPRPPLPPPKKHHRSCVKLSVSSMELDQRGSVESLPHSLKEMNTASSDSLPALSDSAVQESTQRSCPSLFPSPSLCPPPLPEKKLLSRTTSSDTETKVKGHAVTSCSSPQLSYSSSTSLQTLLSSGASRECVYARLGGLYGECVRRLSLKCEERFTHTQKHTHRFFNEHEWSLFKLSCSRAVCVTRDAAYYPASCSSDTHTPYAVKICKGHTQEVRRSHLFGLSVQQSIPPHFNLQQDCGHFIACVPLSMLPGQEETLVPPSSPPGPTPSDQQERVVVITRDVPSQSVADFVSEYQSFHRSHPEVYERRVCFLLLQLCNALEHLKSHGVTHRDLCLENMLLVPQRRPPNSDPTPHEPLPRLLISNFSKAKRRCETDEKQRSELTRMAPEIVSASQYRKVDEFQTGILIYEMLHLPNPFESVPSLRNRHYRIEELPSIPSISIYSSGLERLARLLLRPDPDERIHIVEAKRGLQSLLWGPRRELLDRVSTDNRKDKDHDTLLNWLDVKRALLMMKFAERSLEPEKSTELEDWLCCQYFSSTHTPSLLHTAQMMHIIKPSQ